The following proteins are encoded in a genomic region of Enoplosus armatus isolate fEnoArm2 chromosome 11, fEnoArm2.hap1, whole genome shotgun sequence:
- the LOC139292394 gene encoding TSC22 domain family protein 1-like isoform X2: MTSMNSPCYTVAMDLGVCQLRNFSISFLSSLLSAESSHVKLDNSSSGASVVAIDNKIEQAMDLVKSHLMYAVREEVEVLKEQIKELIERNSQLEQENTLLKTLASPEQMAQFQAQVQTGSPPAPPTAATPGPPSAATLAQPTSHSSGPSA, from the exons ATGACCAGCATGAATTCGCCGTGCTACACCGTGGCTATGGATCTAGGCGTCTGCCAGCTGAGAAATTTCTCCATATCGTTTCTGTCGTCGCTATTGAGCGCAGAGAGCTCGCACGTCAAGCTCGACAATAG cTCGTCAGGAGCCAGCGTTGTGGCCATAGACAACAAGATTGAACAAGCAATG GACCTGGTGAAGAGTCACCTGATGTACGCCGTGcgtgaggaggtggaggtccTAAAGGAGCAGATCAAGGAGCTGATCGAGCGCAACTCCCAGTTGGAGCAGGAGAACACCCTGCTGAAGACACTGGCCAGCCCAGAGCAGATGGCCCAGTTCCAGGCCCAGGTTCAGACCGGCTCCCCGCCTGCCCCTCCGACTGCTGCCACACCGGGACCCCCAAGCGCCGCCACCCTCGCCCAGCCCACCTCGCACAGCTCTGGCCCTTCGGCGTAG